A genome region from Corynebacterium uberis includes the following:
- a CDS encoding YggT family protein produces the protein MNTLGLGLLVLIRLFELALIVRILIEMIQSFSRQFTAPRWFMVIAEAFFVVTDPPVKLARRVIPPLNLGAVALDMSVIVVFLLCMLLRMAVAVILL, from the coding sequence GTGAATACTCTCGGACTTGGTCTACTTGTCTTGATCCGTCTTTTTGAGCTCGCGCTCATCGTGCGCATCCTCATTGAGATGATCCAGTCTTTCTCCCGCCAGTTCACCGCCCCGCGGTGGTTCATGGTTATTGCGGAGGCATTTTTCGTGGTGACTGATCCTCCGGTGAAGCTTGCGCGGAGGGTCATTCCGCCCCTCAACTTGGGGGCAGTAGCCTTGGATATGTCCGTGATTGTTGTGTTTTTGCTGTGCATGTTGCTGCGCATGGCGGTCGCCGTAATACTACTGTGA
- a CDS encoding cell division protein SepF, whose protein sequence is MSIIKNAKEFFGLAPLDPEMDSEAAYYAEESTYGAHGSAAYQPAYRAPREVADDYDTYREDRSYAAGAGRYGEPEAGYSPAAPRTGSSYAPRVVAVRLTSYTRAASVGEPFRDGDAVVFDMNDMEFSEAKRVIDFASGLCFALRGEMKKLDSRVFALVPAGAAVSTVDLEDAARRA, encoded by the coding sequence ATGTCGATCATTAAGAACGCTAAGGAATTCTTTGGACTTGCGCCCCTTGATCCTGAGATGGATTCGGAGGCCGCGTACTACGCAGAAGAGTCCACCTATGGCGCGCACGGCTCGGCCGCCTATCAGCCGGCATATCGCGCCCCGCGTGAGGTTGCTGATGACTATGACACCTACCGCGAAGACCGCAGCTACGCCGCTGGCGCCGGACGCTACGGAGAGCCGGAGGCGGGCTACAGCCCCGCCGCGCCGCGGACTGGTTCCAGCTATGCCCCGCGCGTGGTGGCGGTGCGGCTGACCTCCTACACCCGGGCGGCCAGCGTGGGCGAGCCCTTCCGCGATGGGGACGCCGTGGTCTTTGACATGAATGACATGGAGTTTTCTGAGGCCAAGCGGGTCATCGACTTCGCCTCCGGCCTATGCTTCGCCCTACGTGGGGAGATGAAGAAGCTGGACTCTCGCGTCTTCGCGTTGGTTCCTGCCGGGGCCGCGGTGTCCACCGTGGACCTGGAGGACGCGGCGCGGCGCGCCTAG
- a CDS encoding YggS family pyridoxal phosphate-dependent enzyme has product MAQHGSRRQELADNLAAVRQRIRQAEEAAGRPAGSVTLLPVTKFHPVADVAVLGQLGVRQVAENREQEARAKAAELPDMGFVMIGQVQTKKANSVARWAQAVHSVDSVKLAAALDRGVQRAWADGQRAQGAILDCFVQVSADGDPARGGAATGDVEAVAQAILAAEGLALRGLMCVPPLGAQPEVVFSELRQRIDALSLTLGTPLQMSAGMTADLDEAIAAGTDIVRVGTAIMGPRPIA; this is encoded by the coding sequence ATGGCTCAGCATGGATCGCGGCGCCAGGAGTTGGCGGACAATTTAGCGGCGGTGCGCCAGCGCATCCGGCAGGCGGAGGAGGCCGCAGGCCGCCCGGCAGGCAGCGTGACCCTGCTGCCGGTGACCAAGTTCCACCCCGTGGCGGATGTGGCCGTGCTCGGCCAGCTGGGGGTGCGCCAGGTGGCGGAGAACCGGGAGCAGGAGGCGCGCGCGAAGGCCGCCGAGCTTCCGGATATGGGATTCGTGATGATCGGCCAGGTGCAAACCAAAAAGGCCAATTCGGTGGCGCGGTGGGCGCAGGCGGTGCATTCGGTGGATTCGGTCAAGCTCGCCGCCGCGCTGGATCGCGGGGTGCAGCGCGCGTGGGCGGATGGGCAGCGTGCGCAAGGCGCCATCCTTGACTGTTTTGTGCAGGTCAGTGCGGATGGGGATCCGGCTCGTGGGGGAGCGGCTACCGGCGATGTGGAGGCGGTTGCGCAGGCGATCCTGGCCGCGGAGGGACTCGCGCTGCGCGGGCTGATGTGTGTGCCCCCATTGGGTGCCCAACCGGAAGTAGTTTTTAGCGAACTTCGGCAGCGTATCGACGCCCTGAGTCTCACCCTGGGCACACCACTACAGATGTCCGCGGGAATGACAGCGGACTTGGATGAAGCAATTGCAGCCGGAACTGACATTGTGCGTGTCGGAACCGCAATCATGGGTCCGCGGCCGATAGCCTGA